In the Deinococcus carri genome, one interval contains:
- a CDS encoding DUF4403 family protein: protein MRRLLIPALSTVLMTASPATALSSLTLPLTVPLAGVQQAANARVPGEFARLDETREFLGGLLSVKLTGTVTRAGHVTVRPTPEGDALLVSVPIRAAFRAEPAGLGSFLARDFGGAATVSLRVAPFVTPEWEAGAKVTGDYTWTDPLSVELTQGVKVSVQSLVDGQVRAQLDRVAAEVAKAVREGANLRTRAGTLWARAQQPWTLPTPDPAYARVTPRSLTVSPPRFTPDALKLTVGATFDLKAGLGRAPAVPATPLPPLKVAAPPPAGVDLRVPVRLPYPELSQAATRAAGERTFTLPLPLSPTLHVDRVTVTPRGTRLNAAVTVTVSGPLGLRVQATADVAGTPTLDPTGRVVTLSGVTVTTRREGLTGRVIGWLADERAQAELTRATRFDLTPQLERARGQVQARLPFTPAPGVRLAGTVGPLRLTGLNVTPDALVVTAAATGQLQATVDAGAVR, encoded by the coding sequence ATGCGACGCCTTCTCATCCCCGCCCTGTCCACTGTCCTGATGACCGCCTCCCCCGCCACGGCCCTCTCGTCCCTCACGCTGCCGCTCACTGTGCCGCTCGCCGGGGTGCAGCAGGCCGCCAATGCCCGCGTGCCGGGCGAGTTCGCGCGGCTGGACGAAACGCGCGAGTTCCTGGGCGGGCTGCTGAGTGTCAAATTGACCGGCACGGTGACGCGCGCCGGACACGTGACCGTGAGGCCGACGCCGGAGGGGGACGCGCTGCTGGTGAGTGTGCCCATCCGCGCGGCCTTCCGGGCCGAACCCGCGGGCCTGGGGTCCTTTCTGGCGCGGGATTTCGGCGGCGCGGCGACCGTCAGCCTGCGGGTCGCGCCCTTCGTCACGCCGGAGTGGGAGGCGGGGGCGAAGGTGACGGGCGACTACACCTGGACCGACCCGCTGAGCGTGGAACTCACGCAGGGGGTGAAGGTCAGCGTGCAGTCGCTGGTCGACGGGCAGGTGCGCGCGCAGCTCGACCGGGTGGCGGCGGAGGTGGCCAAGGCCGTGCGCGAGGGCGCGAACCTCCGCACCCGCGCGGGCACGCTGTGGGCACGCGCGCAGCAGCCCTGGACCCTCCCCACCCCCGACCCCGCCTATGCCCGCGTGACGCCGCGCAGCCTGACCGTCAGCCCCCCACGCTTCACGCCGGACGCGCTGAAACTGACGGTGGGGGCAACCTTCGACCTGAAGGCCGGGCTGGGGCGGGCACCCGCGGTCCCGGCCACGCCGCTCCCGCCCCTGAAGGTCGCCGCGCCGCCGCCCGCCGGGGTGGACCTGCGGGTGCCGGTGCGGCTCCCCTACCCCGAACTGTCGCAGGCGGCCACCCGCGCGGCGGGCGAGCGAACCTTCACGTTGCCGCTGCCCCTCTCGCCCACCCTGCATGTGGACCGCGTGACGGTGACGCCGCGGGGCACCCGGCTGAACGCCGCCGTGACCGTCACGGTGTCCGGCCCGCTGGGCCTGCGCGTGCAGGCGACGGCGGATGTGGCGGGAACACCCACCCTGGACCCCACGGGCCGCGTGGTGACGCTGAGCGGCGTGACCGTCACCACCCGCCGCGAGGGACTGACCGGGCGTGTCATCGGCTGGCTGGCCGACGAGCGGGCGCAGGCGGAGCTGACCCGCGCCACCCGCTTCGACCTCACGCCCCAACTGGAACGGGCCAGGGGACAGGTGCAGGCCCGGCTGCCCTTCACGCCCGCGCCGGGGGTGCGCCTCGCCGGAACGGTCGGTCCCCTGCGGCTCACGGGGCTGAACGTCACGCCGGACGCGCTGGTCGTCACCGCCGCCGCGACCGGGCAACTCCAGGCGACGGTGGACGCGGGGGCCGTCAGGTGA
- a CDS encoding histidine phosphatase family protein, which produces MSGPTFYLLRHGQTEWNVQGRPQGRLDSPLTTLGLEQARAHALTLSGVPLARAYTSPMGRARRTAERVLEGREVPLTVLDDLAEVDAGDLAGLLRAERVARFPELAAARERDKYRTVLPGGESYETAAPRAARALQTIREAGDGPVLLVTHEMIGRLLRLHLLGLTPEQALALSHPQDVIYRVRDRELTASTAGGPFRPVLLP; this is translated from the coding sequence ATGTCCGGCCCCACGTTCTACCTGTTGCGCCACGGCCAGACCGAGTGGAACGTGCAGGGCCGCCCCCAGGGCCGGCTGGATTCCCCCCTGACGACGCTGGGGTTGGAGCAGGCCAGGGCGCACGCGCTCACCCTGTCGGGCGTACCCCTCGCGCGGGCCTACACCAGCCCGATGGGGCGCGCCCGGCGGACCGCAGAGCGGGTGCTGGAGGGGCGCGAGGTGCCCCTCACGGTGCTGGACGATCTGGCGGAGGTGGACGCGGGCGACCTCGCGGGGCTGCTGAGGGCCGAGCGGGTCGCCCGCTTCCCCGAGCTGGCCGCCGCCCGTGAGCGCGACAAGTACCGCACCGTACTGCCCGGTGGCGAGAGCTACGAGACGGCGGCCCCCCGCGCGGCCCGCGCCCTTCAGACCATCCGCGAGGCGGGGGACGGCCCGGTGCTGCTCGTGACGCACGAGATGATCGGGCGGCTGCTGCGGCTGCACCTGCTGGGCCTGACCCCCGAGCAGGCCCTGGCCCTGAGCCACCCGCAGGACGTGATCTACCGCGTGCGGGACCGCGAACTCACGGCCAGCACCGCGGGTGGCCCCTTCCGGCCCGTCCTCCTTCCCTGA
- a CDS encoding secondary thiamine-phosphate synthase enzyme YjbQ, which translates to MWAQHDLRLRPLPRGFHLITREVVAAVPELARVRVGLLHIFIQHTSASLALNENASPDVRRDFERFFNHLIPDGWPAFEHTLEGPDDMAAHIKASLLGPTLTLPVREGRLALGTWQGIYLCEHREGGGARRLVLTLQGE; encoded by the coding sequence ATGTGGGCACAACACGACCTGCGTCTCCGCCCCCTTCCGCGCGGCTTTCACCTGATCACGCGGGAGGTGGTGGCGGCGGTCCCCGAACTCGCGCGGGTGCGGGTGGGCCTGCTGCATATCTTTATCCAGCACACGTCCGCCAGCCTGGCCCTGAACGAGAACGCCAGCCCCGACGTGCGGCGCGACTTCGAGCGCTTCTTCAACCACCTGATTCCCGACGGCTGGCCCGCTTTCGAGCACACGCTGGAGGGGCCGGACGACATGGCCGCCCACATCAAGGCCAGTCTGCTCGGCCCCACCCTGACGCTGCCCGTGCGGGAGGGGCGGCTGGCGCTGGGCACCTGGCAGGGCATTTACCTCTGCGAACACCGCGAGGGCGGGGGCGCGCGGCGGCTGGTGCTGACGCTTCAGGGGGAGTAG
- a CDS encoding type IV pilus twitching motility protein PilT encodes MTLPPADITDILRLAAEKGASDVILTAGLAPQFKLSGVYETHGFAPLAATDTRKLMYSMMNERQQRIFEEKRELDFSFALGEKARFRVNAFMQRGFVGGVLRLIPTQIRSAQEMGLPANILDIANSPRGLVLVTGPTGSGKSTTLAAMIDHINTTRKLHIVTIEDPIEFMHTHKQSIVNQREVGADTMSFNDALRAALRQAPDVILVGEMRDYETIKAAVTAAETGHLVMGTLHTNSAPESIDRIVDVFPEEQQEQIRVQLANNLVAVMTQQLLPRADGPGRVLAYELLIATPAVRSLIREGKTYQIVSTMQTGAREGMVTMDAFLANLYRRRVISYDTGVERAVDPKEFARLANDASAGTGGATYTPPAAPAHPAQSTAGGAGLGRDGGRTGDMGRSGTATTPTTGTGNPFGRR; translated from the coding sequence ATGACCCTGCCCCCCGCCGATATCACCGACATCCTGCGCCTGGCCGCCGAGAAGGGCGCGTCGGACGTGATTCTGACCGCTGGCCTGGCCCCGCAGTTCAAGCTGAGCGGCGTGTACGAGACGCACGGCTTCGCGCCGCTGGCCGCGACCGACACCCGCAAGCTGATGTACTCGATGATGAACGAGCGTCAGCAGCGCATCTTCGAGGAAAAGCGCGAGCTGGACTTTTCCTTTGCGCTGGGCGAAAAGGCCCGCTTCCGCGTGAACGCCTTTATGCAGCGCGGCTTCGTGGGGGGCGTGCTGCGCCTGATTCCCACCCAGATTCGCAGCGCGCAGGAGATGGGCCTGCCCGCCAACATCCTGGACATCGCCAACTCGCCGCGCGGCCTGGTGCTGGTGACGGGACCGACCGGCTCGGGCAAGAGCACCACGCTGGCCGCGATGATCGACCACATCAACACCACCCGCAAGCTGCACATCGTGACGATCGAGGACCCCATCGAGTTCATGCACACGCACAAGCAGAGCATCGTGAACCAGCGCGAGGTCGGCGCGGACACCATGTCCTTTAACGATGCCCTGCGCGCCGCGCTGCGCCAGGCCCCCGACGTGATTCTGGTGGGTGAGATGCGCGACTACGAGACCATCAAGGCTGCCGTGACCGCCGCCGAAACCGGCCACCTGGTGATGGGCACCCTGCACACCAACTCCGCGCCCGAGTCGATCGACCGCATCGTGGACGTGTTCCCCGAAGAGCAGCAGGAACAGATTCGCGTGCAGCTCGCCAACAACCTGGTCGCCGTGATGACCCAGCAGCTGCTGCCGCGCGCCGACGGGCCGGGGCGCGTGCTGGCCTACGAACTCCTGATCGCCACGCCCGCCGTGCGCTCGCTGATCCGCGAGGGCAAGACCTACCAGATCGTCTCCACCATGCAGACCGGCGCGCGCGAGGGCATGGTCACGATGGACGCCTTCCTGGCGAACCTCTACCGCCGCCGCGTCATCAGCTACGACACCGGCGTCGAGCGCGCGGTGGACCCCAAGGAGTTCGCTCGCCTCGCCAACGACGCGAGCGCGGGCACCGGGGGAGCCACCTACACGCCCCCGGCCGCCCCGGCCCACCCGGCCCAGTCCACGGCCGGCGGGGCGGGCCTGGGCCGCGACGGCGGGCGAACCGGCGACATGGGCCGCAGCGGCACCGCGACCACGCCCACCACCGGGACCGGGAATCCCTTCGGGCGGCGCTGA
- a CDS encoding YqeG family HAD IIIA-type phosphatase: MSLLRPRDVLDHIHDITPEFLAGRGLRGLLLDLDNTLIPYGSYEERADVMGWAAELRRAGIRLYLLSNATSRRARFWVEKLGFEGVGMAGKPNPRAFRRALETLGLPAWQVGMVGDQLFTDVLGGNLAGMHTILVRPLTVNALPHTRVTRRLERTVLRRYGHDWKP, from the coding sequence ATGAGCCTGCTGCGCCCGCGCGACGTGCTGGACCACATCCACGACATCACCCCCGAGTTCCTGGCGGGGCGCGGCCTGCGGGGGCTGCTGCTGGACCTCGACAACACCCTGATTCCCTACGGCAGCTACGAGGAGCGGGCGGACGTGATGGGCTGGGCGGCGGAGCTGCGCCGGGCCGGTATCCGGCTGTACCTGCTGAGCAACGCCACCAGCCGGCGCGCCCGTTTCTGGGTGGAGAAGCTCGGCTTCGAGGGCGTGGGGATGGCCGGCAAACCCAACCCGCGCGCCTTTCGCCGGGCGCTGGAGACGCTGGGCCTGCCCGCGTGGCAGGTGGGCATGGTGGGCGATCAACTGTTCACCGACGTGCTGGGCGGCAATCTGGCGGGGATGCACACCATCCTGGTGCGGCCCCTGACGGTCAATGCGCTGCCGCACACCCGCGTGACGCGGCGGCTGGAGCGCACGGTGCTGAGAAGGTATGGACACGACTGGAAGCCCTGA
- a CDS encoding penicillin acylase family protein, producing the protein MTLLGRVGRALLWLVLLVLVLALAVVVWLKVTSAPRVSGTVTLPGLTGPVTVTRDEWGVPHIRAQASDEDAMYALGFVHAQDRAWQMDFQRRVSQGRLAEVLGKAALPQDRFLRTWGFQRAAQSALPALSPETRRMVRAYTAGVNAGFRQGKLAPEFRILGYTPEPWTDVDSISWSKLMAYDLGGNADDEILGTRVVKRLGEPGLNEVLPPYPQNAPTILDREELGLTGQAPRTGSETAALPDATLRALQAHLDAARSLGMERVPGKGSNDWVIGGSRTASGKPILADDPHLALTSPMLWYLADVQGPRLRAIGASIPGLPGIVIGRNDRVAWGVTNVNPDVQDLYIEPEGARLTQRTEVIKVKGQPDVRLTVRESAHGPIISDVGAGEVGPRVALKWTALREGDTTLDAFLGLNYARNWTDFTAALEKYVAPSQNFVYADVDGNTGYYAPGRVPLRQGWDGSLPVPGDGRREWTGYIPFAQLPHTYNPADGLVVTANNKVVPDAYPYPLANIRNWAEPYRAQRITDLLTQKPGGLTLDDVKGVQLDTVSLVWRDLKPFLLATQPDGDLSRQALDRLRGWDGNERAGSVEPTLFEAWLAELQTMAQDELGDGTRVNSLAVLNQLRQGGELCRDESAGRADCAAELRASLRRAVDGLAARLGPDPAGWTYGKVHTVASNHRAFGGVKALAWLFNHSAPTNGGTNTVNVARPEPGTMQQTHGPSYRQIVDLADPNRSVYVGSLGQSGNPLGNHVSDQQKRWAAGEYLPMSTDAGDWGRVQTLTLRPGR; encoded by the coding sequence ATGACATTACTGGGTCGGGTGGGACGTGCCTTGCTGTGGTTGGTTCTGCTGGTGCTGGTGCTCGCGCTGGCGGTGGTCGTGTGGCTGAAGGTGACTTCCGCACCGCGCGTGAGCGGCACGGTGACGCTGCCGGGCCTCACGGGGCCGGTGACGGTCACGCGGGACGAGTGGGGGGTGCCGCACATCCGCGCGCAGGCGTCGGACGAGGACGCCATGTACGCTCTGGGCTTCGTCCACGCGCAGGACCGGGCGTGGCAGATGGACTTCCAGCGCCGGGTGTCGCAGGGGCGGCTGGCGGAGGTGCTGGGCAAGGCGGCCCTCCCGCAGGACCGGTTTCTGCGGACCTGGGGCTTCCAGCGCGCGGCCCAGAGCGCCCTCCCGGCCCTGTCGCCCGAAACGCGGCGGATGGTGCGGGCCTACACGGCGGGCGTGAACGCGGGGTTCCGCCAGGGCAAACTCGCCCCCGAGTTCCGCATCCTGGGCTACACGCCCGAACCCTGGACCGACGTGGATTCCATCTCCTGGAGCAAGCTGATGGCCTACGACCTGGGCGGCAACGCGGACGACGAGATCCTGGGCACGCGGGTGGTGAAGCGCCTGGGCGAACCGGGGCTGAACGAGGTCCTGCCGCCCTACCCGCAAAACGCCCCGACCATCCTGGACCGCGAGGAACTCGGGCTGACCGGCCAGGCCCCGCGAACCGGGAGCGAGACGGCGGCCCTGCCCGACGCCACCCTGCGGGCGCTCCAGGCGCATCTGGACGCCGCCCGCAGCCTGGGCATGGAGCGCGTCCCCGGCAAGGGCAGCAACGACTGGGTGATCGGCGGAAGCCGCACCGCCAGCGGCAAACCCATCCTGGCCGACGACCCCCACCTGGCGCTCACCAGCCCGATGCTGTGGTATCTGGCCGACGTGCAGGGGCCGCGGCTGCGGGCCATCGGGGCCAGTATTCCCGGCCTCCCCGGCATCGTGATCGGGCGCAACGACCGCGTCGCCTGGGGCGTGACCAACGTGAATCCCGACGTGCAGGACCTCTACATCGAGCCGGAGGGGGCGCGGCTGACCCAGCGCACGGAAGTGATTAAGGTCAAGGGCCAGCCGGACGTGCGCCTCACCGTCCGCGAGAGCGCCCACGGTCCCATCATCAGCGACGTGGGCGCGGGCGAGGTGGGGCCGCGCGTGGCACTGAAGTGGACCGCGCTGAGGGAAGGCGACACCACGCTGGACGCCTTCCTGGGCCTGAACTACGCGCGGAACTGGACCGACTTCACGGCGGCGCTGGAGAAGTACGTGGCCCCCAGCCAGAACTTCGTGTATGCCGACGTGGACGGCAACACCGGCTACTACGCGCCGGGCCGGGTGCCGCTGCGCCAGGGCTGGGACGGCTCGCTGCCGGTGCCGGGCGACGGCCGCCGCGAGTGGACCGGGTACATCCCCTTCGCGCAGCTCCCCCACACCTACAACCCCGCCGACGGGCTGGTCGTCACCGCGAACAACAAGGTCGTGCCCGACGCCTACCCCTACCCCCTCGCCAACATCCGCAACTGGGCCGAGCCGTACCGCGCGCAGCGCATCACCGACCTGCTGACGCAGAAGCCGGGTGGGCTGACGCTGGACGACGTGAAGGGGGTGCAACTGGACACCGTGAGCCTGGTGTGGCGCGACCTGAAGCCCTTCCTGCTCGCCACGCAGCCCGACGGGGACCTCAGCCGCCAGGCGCTGGACCGTCTGCGCGGCTGGGATGGCAACGAGCGGGCGGGGAGCGTGGAGCCGACCCTCTTCGAGGCGTGGCTGGCGGAGTTGCAGACGATGGCGCAGGACGAACTGGGTGACGGGACGCGCGTGAACAGCCTCGCTGTGCTCAACCAGCTGCGGCAGGGTGGCGAACTGTGCCGCGACGAATCCGCCGGACGCGCGGACTGCGCCGCCGAACTGCGGGCCAGCCTCAGGCGCGCCGTGGACGGCCTCGCCGCCCGCCTCGGCCCCGACCCCGCGGGCTGGACGTACGGCAAGGTCCACACCGTCGCCAGCAACCACCGCGCCTTCGGGGGCGTGAAGGCGCTGGCGTGGCTCTTCAACCACTCTGCGCCCACGAACGGCGGCACCAACACCGTCAACGTCGCCCGCCCCGAACCCGGCACCATGCAGCAGACGCACGGCCCCAGCTACCGCCAGATCGTGGACCTCGCGGACCCCAACCGCAGCGTCTACGTGGGCAGCCTGGGCCAGAGCGGCAATCCGCTGGGCAACCACGTCAGTGACCAGCAGAAGCGCTGGGCGGCGGGCGAGTACCTGCCGATGAGCACGGACGCGGGGGACTGGGGCCGGGTGCAGACGCTGACGCTGCGGCCGGGACGGTGA
- a CDS encoding ATPase, T2SS/T4P/T4SS family — MALSIGDRRLGAILLEQGYVNDTDLQKALVRHAEVGGRLADILIDSGQVGEKRIARAIEEALGIPLVNLLVVTPEAGALSAIRAETAQQVQAFPFALEGQTLRVALVDPLSSVALEALEDDSGLNIEPYQALRDQVQWSIATYYPELGLTPVLPSDTGGSRGGGKLGERLMDRGMLTDAQLQVALDAQQQTGEALGNTLVTQGVITEDQLYEVLAEQAGAVYLRNPRDFHPTEDVLGSLLRADALRLSAVPVDETDQGITVIATDPRRLGEIEALLGRPVQLVLAKPRDLEGLIERYYPQRGRLGEQMVQQGSLSRAQLREALQVQARGGKVKPLGEVIVELGFAGADEIDAALQKQNAGGGRLEDTLVQSGKISPEMLARSLAAQLGYEYLDPVQNPPDAQVALMIPEATARRYAVVPVRLQGEALVIAMKDPRNVFALDDLKLITGREIVPAVMAEKDIVRLIERYFGNKDMAALNQELAKQSSKREATREAELDFSAGLDDNAVVRVVDNLIREAALQEASDIHIEPTATSLRVRYRVDGVLREQPELPKGSAQSVLARIKIMGNLDIAERRIPQDGRVRFRKGSIDIDLRLSTLPTVYGEKAVMRLLQKAENIPEVEQLGFSEHNFGRYLDVVEKPNGIFLITGPTGSGKSFTSFSTLKRIARPEKNTTTIEDPIEYEIPGIVQSQVNTAAGMTFARALRAFLRQDPDIIFVGEIRDTETAKIATEAALTGHLVLATLHTNDAPGAITRLDEMGVEPFNISASVVGVLAQRLVRRVCTECRQPTNADPDVLRRLGIGEAEVRGAQLVRGSGCPRCGGTGYKGRMGIHELMVIDDPLRRAIGAGQTAAELRDVALGESGMRTLRQDGIEKALAGLTTLEEVLAVTSS, encoded by the coding sequence GTGGCACTCTCGATTGGTGACAGGCGGCTGGGCGCAATTTTGCTCGAACAGGGGTACGTCAACGACACGGACCTGCAAAAGGCGCTGGTGCGCCACGCGGAGGTCGGCGGGCGACTGGCCGACATCCTGATCGACTCCGGGCAGGTGGGCGAGAAGCGCATCGCGCGCGCCATCGAGGAGGCACTGGGGATTCCGCTGGTGAACCTGCTGGTGGTGACGCCCGAGGCGGGGGCGCTCTCGGCCATCCGTGCGGAGACGGCGCAGCAGGTGCAGGCCTTTCCCTTCGCGCTGGAGGGCCAGACCCTGCGGGTGGCGCTGGTGGACCCCCTGTCCAGCGTGGCGCTGGAGGCGCTGGAGGACGACAGCGGCCTGAACATCGAGCCGTATCAGGCCCTGCGCGATCAGGTGCAGTGGTCCATCGCCACCTACTACCCTGAACTCGGCCTGACGCCCGTGCTGCCCAGCGACACCGGCGGCAGCCGGGGCGGCGGCAAGCTGGGCGAGCGGCTGATGGACCGCGGCATGCTGACCGACGCGCAGCTTCAGGTGGCGCTCGACGCGCAGCAGCAGACCGGCGAGGCGCTGGGCAACACGCTGGTGACCCAGGGCGTCATCACGGAAGACCAGCTCTACGAGGTGCTGGCCGAGCAGGCGGGCGCGGTGTACCTGCGCAATCCCCGCGACTTCCACCCCACCGAGGACGTGCTGGGCAGCCTGCTGCGTGCCGACGCGCTGCGCCTCTCCGCCGTGCCGGTGGACGAGACCGACCAGGGCATCACCGTGATCGCCACCGACCCGCGCCGCCTGGGCGAGATCGAGGCGCTGCTGGGACGGCCCGTGCAACTGGTGCTCGCCAAGCCGCGCGATCTGGAGGGCCTGATCGAGCGCTACTACCCGCAGCGCGGCCGCCTGGGCGAGCAGATGGTCCAGCAGGGCAGCTTGTCGCGCGCGCAGCTGCGCGAAGCCCTCCAGGTGCAGGCGCGCGGCGGCAAGGTCAAGCCGCTGGGCGAGGTGATCGTGGAGCTGGGCTTCGCGGGGGCCGACGAGATCGACGCCGCCCTCCAGAAGCAGAACGCGGGCGGGGGCCGCCTGGAGGACACGCTGGTGCAGTCGGGCAAGATCAGCCCCGAGATGCTGGCGCGCTCGCTGGCCGCGCAGCTCGGCTACGAGTACCTCGACCCGGTGCAGAACCCGCCCGACGCGCAGGTCGCCCTGATGATTCCCGAGGCCACCGCGCGGCGCTACGCGGTGGTGCCGGTGCGGCTCCAGGGCGAGGCGCTGGTCATCGCCATGAAGGACCCGCGCAACGTGTTCGCGCTGGACGACCTCAAGCTGATTACGGGGCGCGAGATCGTGCCGGCGGTGATGGCCGAAAAGGACATCGTCCGCCTGATCGAGCGCTACTTCGGCAACAAGGACATGGCGGCGCTCAACCAGGAACTCGCCAAGCAGTCCAGCAAGCGCGAGGCCACCCGCGAGGCCGAACTCGACTTCTCGGCGGGCCTGGACGACAACGCCGTGGTGCGCGTGGTGGACAACCTGATCCGCGAGGCCGCGTTGCAAGAAGCGTCGGACATCCACATCGAGCCGACCGCCACCTCGCTGCGGGTGCGTTACCGCGTGGACGGCGTGCTGCGCGAGCAGCCCGAGCTGCCCAAGGGCAGTGCCCAGAGTGTCCTGGCCCGCATCAAGATCATGGGCAATCTCGATATCGCCGAGCGGCGCATTCCCCAGGACGGGCGCGTGCGCTTCCGCAAGGGCAGCATCGACATCGACCTGCGTCTCTCGACCCTGCCCACCGTGTACGGCGAGAAGGCCGTGATGCGCCTGCTGCAAAAGGCCGAGAACATCCCCGAAGTCGAGCAGCTCGGCTTTTCCGAGCACAACTTCGGGCGGTATCTGGACGTGGTGGAAAAGCCCAACGGCATCTTCCTGATCACTGGGCCGACGGGGTCGGGCAAGTCCTTTACCTCCTTTTCCACCCTCAAGCGCATCGCCCGCCCGGAAAAGAACACCACGACCATCGAGGACCCCATCGAGTACGAGATTCCGGGCATCGTGCAGTCGCAGGTGAACACGGCGGCGGGGATGACCTTTGCCCGCGCCCTGCGCGCCTTCCTGCGCCAGGACCCCGACATCATCTTCGTGGGGGAGATCCGCGACACCGAGACGGCCAAGATCGCCACCGAGGCGGCGCTGACCGGCCACCTGGTGCTCGCCACCCTGCACACCAACGACGCGCCCGGCGCGATCACCCGCCTCGACGAGATGGGCGTGGAGCCGTTCAACATCTCGGCCTCGGTGGTGGGCGTGCTGGCCCAGCGTCTGGTGCGCCGCGTCTGCACCGAGTGCCGGCAGCCCACCAACGCCGACCCCGACGTGCTGCGCCGCCTGGGCATCGGCGAGGCGGAGGTGCGCGGCGCGCAGCTCGTGCGCGGCTCGGGCTGCCCCCGCTGCGGCGGCACCGGCTACAAGGGCCGCATGGGCATTCATGAACTGATGGTGATCGACGACCCCCTGCGCCGCGCCATCGGGGCCGGGCAGACCGCCGCCGAGCTGCGCGACGTGGCCCTGGGCGAGAGCGGGATGCGCACCCTGCGCCAGGACGGCATCGAAAAGGCCCTGGCGGGGCTGACCACCCTGGAAGAAGTGCTGGCCGTCACCAGCAGTTAA
- a CDS encoding DMT family transporter, with amino-acid sequence MTAAPARPAPPPSVRAGVGLALVAALSFSTLGIWGKLAGQVGLDSFSVLAWRFGLVAAVLLPLAGRGLTWRQRVPLLGAGVLYALATTCYFGALARVTAGATGLLLYLAPAFVVLFGWLLGRRPDAARLGAVALAALGMGLVVGLPGAGDRDPLGLALGAGAGAFYAAYLLASERWLAGVPALASTGHLALVAGLYFTALALNRGTLHVPATPAQWSVTVGMAGVATLVAVPALYGAVARLGAARASLLGTLEPLFTVLLAFLVLAEPLRPAVLLGGAFILAGAALAQRRGG; translated from the coding sequence GTGACCGCCGCGCCTGCCCGCCCCGCCCCGCCGCCCTCCGTCCGCGCTGGGGTGGGGCTGGCACTGGTGGCGGCCCTGAGCTTCAGCACGCTGGGCATCTGGGGCAAGCTGGCGGGGCAGGTGGGGCTGGACAGCTTCAGCGTGCTGGCGTGGCGCTTCGGGCTGGTCGCGGCCGTGCTGCTGCCGCTGGCGGGCCGGGGGTTGACGTGGCGGCAGCGCGTGCCGCTGCTGGGCGCGGGGGTGCTGTATGCCCTGGCGACCACCTGTTATTTCGGGGCACTGGCGCGCGTCACGGCGGGCGCGACGGGGCTGCTGCTGTACCTCGCCCCTGCCTTCGTGGTCCTGTTCGGGTGGCTCCTGGGGCGCAGACCCGACGCGGCGCGGCTGGGGGCCGTGGCCCTCGCCGCGCTGGGGATGGGGCTGGTCGTGGGCCTGCCCGGCGCGGGGGACCGTGACCCCCTGGGCCTGGCGCTGGGCGCGGGGGCGGGGGCCTTTTACGCCGCGTATCTCCTCGCCTCAGAACGCTGGCTGGCGGGCGTTCCGGCGCTGGCCTCCACCGGGCACCTGGCGCTGGTCGCGGGCCTGTACTTCACGGCGCTGGCCCTGAACCGGGGCACCCTCCATGTTCCGGCCACCCCGGCCCAGTGGAGCGTGACGGTGGGCATGGCGGGGGTCGCCACGCTGGTGGCCGTCCCGGCCCTGTACGGCGCGGTCGCGCGTCTGGGGGCGGCCCGCGCCAGCCTACTGGGCACGCTGGAGCCGCTCTTTACCGTGCTGCTGGCCTTTCTGGTGCTGGCCGAGCCGCTGCGGCCCGCCGTGCTGCTGGGCGGTGCCTTCATCCTGGCGGGGGCCGCCCTGGCACAGCGGCGAGGCGGTTAG